The following coding sequences are from one Flexibacter flexilis DSM 6793 window:
- a CDS encoding acyl-CoA dehydrogenase family protein, producing MSKLAMETSWATHSVSNQYTELADYNLFSTDLVLKEYFEQKNAQWATDILQQTGHDIGTAWAYHQATLANKHTPVLHTFDNRGNRRDVVEFHPAWHWFMKYAKNSGMISAPFESEQPHRWAFFGASFMLMSQVEDGSMCPTTMTQGAIPLIARESELWQLLKDKLLSHEYDERDLPIADKKSVWIGMGMTEKQGGSDVRANQTIATPVGKSGRGQAYLLKGHKWFFSAPMCDAHLVVARTSDTDALGCFFVPRWKFDGTKNAVQVQRLKDKVGNKSNSSSEVEFQDAWGILMGEEGRGIPTIIEMANYTRLACVLGSAGIIRQATVQAIAYTRQRTAFGEKLYQQPLMRNVLVDFALESEAAQHLGLRLSEAFEADENDLSAKAWKRLVTPAAKYWTCKRAESLTAEAMEVFGGNGYVDDGIMARLFREAPVNSIWEGSGNVMCLDVLRAVHKEPALVKVLLGELSQMAGGEAQILKAIAALGQLFAAEPALLEARARLLTEKLALIVQACLMKQRAPELMSAAFIDIRLGQPLAANYGAFISDNIHHESILERSFPSVF from the coding sequence TTGAGTAAATTAGCTATGGAAACTTCTTGGGCAACCCACTCGGTCAGTAACCAATACACCGAGTTGGCCGACTATAATTTGTTTAGCACAGACCTTGTGCTTAAAGAATATTTTGAACAAAAAAACGCCCAATGGGCAACGGATATCTTGCAGCAAACAGGCCATGATATTGGCACGGCGTGGGCATATCATCAGGCCACATTAGCCAACAAACACACGCCTGTTTTGCATACGTTTGATAACAGAGGCAACCGCCGCGACGTGGTGGAATTTCATCCTGCTTGGCATTGGTTTATGAAATATGCCAAAAATTCGGGAATGATTTCCGCACCGTTTGAAAGTGAACAGCCGCACCGTTGGGCATTTTTTGGCGCAAGTTTTATGCTCATGTCGCAGGTGGAAGACGGTTCTATGTGCCCGACTACCATGACGCAAGGAGCTATTCCATTGATTGCCAGAGAATCAGAACTCTGGCAATTACTCAAAGATAAATTGCTCAGCCACGAATACGACGAAAGAGATTTGCCGATTGCCGACAAAAAATCGGTTTGGATTGGCATGGGCATGACCGAAAAACAAGGCGGCTCCGACGTAAGAGCCAACCAGACGATTGCCACGCCTGTCGGCAAGTCGGGGCGAGGCCAAGCCTATTTGCTCAAAGGGCACAAATGGTTTTTTTCGGCTCCCATGTGCGATGCGCATTTGGTGGTGGCACGTACAAGCGATACCGATGCGCTGGGTTGCTTTTTTGTACCAAGATGGAAATTTGATGGCACAAAAAACGCCGTACAAGTGCAACGCCTGAAAGACAAAGTCGGCAACAAAAGTAATTCGAGTAGTGAAGTAGAATTTCAGGACGCGTGGGGCATTTTGATGGGCGAAGAGGGAAGAGGTATCCCGACCATTATCGAAATGGCCAATTATACGCGTTTGGCTTGTGTGTTGGGCAGCGCGGGGATTATTCGCCAAGCTACCGTACAAGCCATTGCTTATACCAGACAAAGAACTGCTTTTGGTGAAAAATTGTATCAACAACCGCTCATGCGCAATGTTTTGGTGGATTTTGCGCTGGAAAGCGAAGCCGCCCAACATTTAGGTTTGAGACTTTCCGAAGCGTTCGAAGCCGACGAAAACGACCTTTCGGCCAAAGCGTGGAAAAGATTGGTAACGCCTGCGGCCAAATACTGGACGTGCAAGCGTGCCGAAAGCCTGACGGCGGAAGCAATGGAAGTTTTCGGTGGAAATGGTTACGTGGACGATGGCATAATGGCAAGGCTTTTCCGCGAAGCTCCCGTCAATTCGATTTGGGAAGGTTCGGGTAATGTCATGTGTTTGGATGTACTCAGAGCCGTTCACAAAGAGCCAGCATTAGTAAAAGTTTTGTTGGGAGAATTGAGCCAAATGGCTGGCGGCGAGGCACAAATCTTAAAAGCAATAGCGGCTTTGGGGCAATTGTTTGCGGCAGAACCTGCGCTTTTGGAAGCGAGAGCCCGATTATTAACCGAAAAACTGGCACTTATCGTACAGGCTTGCCTGATGAAACAACGTGCACCCGAATTGATGAGTGCCGCATTCATAGACATCAGACTTGGCCAGCCATTAGCCGCCAATTATGGCGCATTTATTTCGGATAACATACACCACGAAAGCATATTGGAAAGAAGTTTTCCGTCTGTTTTCTAA
- a CDS encoding NAD(P)H-dependent flavin oxidoreductase: MTVQDLKSKLTLPVIVSPMFIISGTKLVIECCKNGIVGTFPALNGRTSEAFEAMLQEVTTELAKFEQETGRKAAPFGVNIIVNKTNPRVMPDLQLCMKYKVPLVITSLGAVKELVDAVHSYGGLVFHDIVKKRHAEKAAEAGVDGLICVSAGAGGHAGTANPFALISEIKNFYKGAVLLAGSLDTGADVLAAQTIGADFAYMGTRFIATQECLAQDEYKAMVVSSGIDDIIYTDGVSGVNANFLKQSIVKAGINIEEKKEEDFSKLSGDEAKAWKDIWSAGHGCAGITEVVSVHALVEKLKSEYKSALDKNAAISAQLSF; encoded by the coding sequence ATGACAGTACAAGACTTAAAATCAAAACTTACGTTGCCCGTAATCGTATCGCCGATGTTCATTATTTCGGGGACAAAGTTGGTAATCGAATGTTGTAAAAATGGCATTGTGGGCACGTTTCCAGCCCTCAATGGCCGCACCAGCGAAGCGTTTGAAGCAATGTTGCAGGAAGTAACGACGGAATTGGCCAAGTTTGAGCAAGAGACAGGCCGCAAAGCTGCGCCGTTTGGCGTGAACATTATCGTAAACAAAACCAATCCGCGCGTAATGCCTGATTTGCAATTGTGTATGAAATACAAAGTACCGTTGGTTATCACTTCGTTGGGTGCTGTAAAAGAATTGGTGGACGCGGTGCATAGCTATGGCGGTTTGGTTTTTCACGACATCGTGAAGAAACGCCACGCCGAAAAAGCTGCCGAAGCAGGTGTCGATGGACTTATTTGCGTGTCGGCGGGTGCGGGTGGCCACGCGGGTACGGCCAATCCGTTCGCGCTTATTTCCGAAATTAAAAATTTTTATAAAGGTGCGGTGTTGTTGGCGGGCAGCCTCGACACGGGCGCGGACGTTTTGGCGGCTCAAACCATTGGCGCGGATTTCGCTTACATGGGGACGCGTTTTATTGCTACGCAAGAATGTTTGGCACAAGACGAATACAAAGCGATGGTTGTGAGTTCGGGCATCGACGACATTATTTACACAGACGGCGTGTCGGGTGTGAATGCCAACTTCCTCAAACAAAGCATCGTGAAAGCGGGCATTAACATTGAAGAGAAAAAAGAAGAGGATTTCTCGAAACTCTCTGGCGATGAGGCCAAAGCGTGGAAAGATATTTGGTCGGCGGGACATGGTTGCGCGGGCATCACGGAGGTGGTGAGTGTGCACGCGTTAGTAGAAAAACTTAAATCGGAGTACAAATCTGCTTTGGACAAAAACGCCGCCATTAGCGCACAACTTAGTTTTTAG
- a CDS encoding helix-turn-helix domain-containing protein, translating into MAERNTKTKIRDYYVAEVHSHNLLRRSAVRMSGYQLAFCLSGHITMKVSDQEIRYEQGSFAIFSPFNTLEVSDASEDFRCTLVMFQKSFLTETLNNIYFLERFQLLRNKGIGYVQLTAEEHELIWGLIHRIKRIIGEDAHAFQKEIIRSEIIIFLYEIENILLSRDNGQTANAKHIGKEKRLADFQQLLVKHFYKERKVTFYANALNTSIAQLSKLLTDTTGRTAKEHIDELRLMQAKHLLKAGKYNVSEVASLLYYDNIEEFSRFFKKKTGTSPLRYAKEK; encoded by the coding sequence ATGGCAGAGCGCAACACCAAAACCAAAATACGAGATTATTACGTGGCCGAAGTGCACAGCCACAACCTGTTACGCCGCTCGGCGGTGCGCATGAGTGGCTACCAATTGGCATTTTGTTTGTCGGGGCACATTACCATGAAAGTTTCTGACCAAGAAATCCGATACGAACAAGGTAGTTTTGCCATTTTTAGCCCGTTCAACACGCTGGAAGTCTCCGATGCATCCGAAGATTTTCGGTGTACGTTGGTCATGTTCCAGAAAAGTTTCCTGACCGAGACGCTCAACAACATTTATTTTTTGGAAAGATTTCAGCTTTTGCGCAACAAAGGCATTGGCTATGTGCAACTTACCGCCGAAGAGCACGAACTTATTTGGGGACTGATTCATCGCATCAAACGCATTATTGGCGAAGACGCGCACGCGTTTCAGAAGGAAATTATCCGAAGCGAGATTATTATTTTTTTGTATGAAATAGAAAATATCTTGCTCAGCCGCGACAATGGCCAAACAGCCAACGCCAAACACATCGGGAAAGAAAAACGCTTGGCTGACTTTCAACAATTACTGGTAAAACATTTTTACAAAGAACGCAAAGTAACGTTTTATGCCAACGCCCTGAACACGTCCATCGCGCAACTGAGCAAACTACTCACCGACACGACAGGCCGCACGGCCAAAGAACACATCGACGAGCTACGACTCATGCAAGCCAAGCACTTACTCAAAGCGGGCAAGTACAATGTTTCGGAAGTGGCCAGCTTGTTGTATTACGATAACATTGAAGAGTTTAGCCGTTTTTTTAAGAAGAAAACAGGCACAAGCCCACTGCGGTATGCCAAAGAAAAGTAA
- a CDS encoding PAS domain S-box protein: MLYPAEIEVALYRQLLNTSHDAILLLNEDYLFIECNERTLTMFGVRREEIVGASPTSISPAKQADGSSSIEKAIYYIEQAFGGKPQFFEWQHQHKNGNIIETEVMLQPLTFGDKSYIQSVVRDITARKQAEKVIDENERKFEILANNAPTLLKLANANNYYYYFSKQWLDFTKSTPEGEQNNGWLTHIHPDDLGLMLATMDMAFKRRKKYEMQYRMRRHDGEFRLMLDSGVPYTDKTGDFKGYISSILDITERQQAEEHLSRQLAAQATENQLLHSMQNAHLLSVSLDKEGTILHSNNAFEKVMEQPLCTLIGKKWQNFWYKNTYNTTPELSPETDLINNTEYEIVNQYGQVKLLKFNSIFLGSSNTYILIGEDITTQRRTQNAQNLYYLMANLIVESTNLSTLYENIHNELKKVIDADNFYIALEEADGKDIRFVYYVDENFGGKVDRGARPKSNGLTEYAMDQGKPLFLHEEILAQLIEQKIITVHGRMPKVWLGVPLKINDSVIGLIAIQSFVSASTYTPQDLELLHFISGQMALAIQRKAQEEKIQEQSARLNAIFESSSHLMWSVDRQNQLTSFNKNYQTTSQHTRLLPSHPIDKLCNWPADQLQKRYESAFEGKAQHFEIHALNPDSTTRWLEIFLNPIHWHKDYIAEVSGIAHDITEKKNNEIALQEKEEKFRNIFESFQDIYFRTDANGNFLIISPSVKEICGYTPEEIIGKNINAFYIYNVRRKQAIRSLYRKGRIKNFEVPIVAENGDVQNFITNIRIIYDNNNRVIGTEGVARDITELKKASEASEKAKELAERSLKVKEKFLANMSHEIRTPMNGIIGVIDLLSDTDLQPQQQEYVQTIKKSSETLLNILNDILDISKIEAGKMELRKTTVSLSHTAEKLISLYRPQANTKGLVLGYTIAPEVPQFIRADETRLLQILSNLTSNAIKFTDEGSIKVNFSLTEKKNNVYTIRCEVKDTGIGISEENQKILFGYFEQIDISSTKSYGGTGLGLAISKQLTQLMKGDIGIASVEGEGSTFWFTFQVKEAKPETFLEPRKSKKLDIVFDAESAPYLLVVDDNHINQKVASEILKKIGCRVEVASNGLEAIEMVKNNAYSLVLMDIQMPEMDGVTATQHIKDLHLPHTPTIIAMTAYSMQDDREKFLQAGMDDYIPKPINAEKLTSVIKHWLPQANTRTAEAKASATTVNEILNLEVVGQLRKHLGEEFLVETFKEFEIEAAELIEISKKEAQEGNDKGVLSALHTLKGNSGTMGVEQVARKAKDIETDLKNGKKAKLLENLTELSMAFEDFLANYANILQAKS, encoded by the coding sequence ATGCTATACCCTGCCGAAATAGAAGTTGCCTTATACAGACAGCTCTTAAATACGAGCCACGATGCCATTTTGTTGCTCAACGAAGATTATTTGTTTATCGAATGCAACGAACGTACACTTACCATGTTTGGCGTGCGTCGAGAAGAAATTGTAGGGGCTTCGCCTACTTCCATTTCGCCCGCCAAACAAGCAGACGGCAGTTCTTCAATAGAAAAAGCAATTTATTACATTGAGCAAGCCTTTGGCGGAAAGCCACAATTTTTTGAGTGGCAGCACCAGCACAAAAACGGCAATATTATTGAGACTGAAGTAATGTTACAGCCGCTTACTTTTGGAGACAAAAGCTACATTCAGTCGGTGGTTCGGGACATTACGGCGCGTAAGCAAGCCGAAAAAGTAATCGACGAAAATGAGCGAAAATTTGAGATACTGGCCAATAACGCGCCCACGTTGCTCAAGCTGGCCAATGCCAACAACTATTATTACTACTTCAGCAAACAATGGCTGGACTTCACCAAAAGCACACCCGAAGGCGAGCAAAATAACGGTTGGCTCACCCACATTCACCCCGACGATTTGGGGTTGATGTTGGCCACGATGGACATGGCCTTTAAGCGAAGAAAAAAATACGAAATGCAATACCGCATGCGCCGCCACGACGGAGAGTTCCGCCTGATGCTCGACAGCGGAGTGCCTTACACAGACAAAACGGGGGATTTTAAGGGCTATATTTCTTCTATCCTCGACATTACCGAACGCCAGCAAGCCGAAGAGCACCTCAGTCGGCAATTGGCGGCACAAGCCACCGAAAACCAACTACTCCATTCCATGCAAAACGCCCATCTTTTATCGGTTTCCCTGGACAAAGAAGGAACGATTTTACACAGTAACAATGCCTTTGAAAAAGTGATGGAGCAGCCTCTCTGCACCCTGATTGGCAAAAAATGGCAAAATTTTTGGTACAAAAACACCTACAATACAACGCCTGAACTTTCACCCGAAACGGATTTAATCAATAACACCGAGTACGAAATAGTCAATCAGTACGGGCAAGTAAAACTACTCAAGTTTAATTCTATTTTCTTGGGAAGTTCCAACACCTACATACTTATCGGGGAAGATATTACCACCCAACGCCGCACCCAAAACGCACAAAATCTCTACTATCTGATGGCTAATTTGATAGTAGAAAGCACGAATCTATCAACGCTTTACGAAAATATTCACAACGAACTAAAAAAAGTAATTGATGCGGACAACTTCTATATAGCCTTGGAGGAAGCCGACGGAAAAGACATTCGGTTTGTGTATTATGTGGACGAAAATTTTGGCGGAAAAGTGGATCGTGGCGCACGCCCCAAAAGTAATGGCCTGACCGAATACGCCATGGATCAGGGCAAGCCGCTTTTTTTGCACGAAGAAATTTTAGCGCAGTTAATAGAACAAAAAATTATCACGGTACATGGACGTATGCCCAAAGTATGGCTCGGCGTTCCGCTCAAAATCAATGATTCGGTCATTGGCCTAATTGCCATACAGTCGTTTGTAAGTGCCAGTACCTACACGCCGCAAGACTTGGAACTACTGCATTTTATTTCGGGGCAAATGGCTTTGGCCATTCAGCGTAAAGCGCAAGAAGAAAAAATACAAGAACAAAGCGCACGGCTCAACGCCATTTTTGAAAGTAGTTCGCACTTGATGTGGTCGGTGGACAGGCAAAATCAACTCACTTCTTTCAATAAAAACTACCAGACGACCAGCCAACATACGCGCCTTTTGCCAAGTCATCCGATTGATAAACTTTGCAATTGGCCAGCCGACCAACTACAAAAACGCTATGAGTCCGCTTTTGAGGGAAAGGCACAACATTTTGAAATACATGCACTTAATCCCGATAGTACAACGCGTTGGCTCGAAATTTTCCTAAACCCGATACACTGGCACAAAGATTATATTGCGGAAGTTTCGGGCATTGCGCACGATATTACCGAAAAGAAAAACAACGAAATCGCACTACAAGAAAAAGAGGAAAAATTCCGCAATATTTTTGAGTCGTTCCAAGACATTTATTTCCGTACCGATGCCAATGGCAATTTCTTGATTATCAGCCCTTCGGTGAAAGAAATTTGCGGCTACACACCCGAAGAAATCATCGGAAAAAACATCAATGCCTTTTATATCTACAACGTTCGGCGCAAACAAGCCATCAGAAGTTTGTATCGCAAAGGACGTATCAAAAACTTTGAAGTGCCCATTGTGGCTGAAAATGGCGACGTGCAAAATTTCATTACCAATATTCGGATTATTTATGACAATAATAACCGCGTGATTGGTACGGAAGGCGTTGCCCGCGACATTACGGAATTGAAAAAAGCGTCAGAAGCGTCAGAAAAAGCCAAAGAACTCGCGGAACGCTCACTGAAAGTAAAAGAAAAGTTCTTGGCCAACATGAGCCACGAAATCCGAACACCCATGAACGGAATTATCGGCGTGATTGATTTGCTTTCGGATACGGATTTGCAGCCACAACAACAAGAATACGTCCAGACCATCAAAAAATCGTCGGAAACACTGCTCAACATTTTGAACGATATTTTGGATATTTCTAAAATTGAAGCGGGCAAAATGGAGCTCCGTAAAACAACTGTAAGTCTTTCGCACACAGCCGAAAAACTCATTTCGCTGTACAGACCACAAGCCAACACAAAAGGTTTGGTATTGGGCTATACGATAGCACCCGAAGTGCCGCAATTTATTCGCGCCGACGAAACGCGGCTTTTGCAAATCCTTTCAAACCTCACCTCCAACGCCATCAAGTTTACGGATGAGGGCAGCATTAAAGTCAATTTTTCTTTAACAGAAAAGAAAAACAATGTTTATACGATTCGCTGCGAGGTAAAAGATACGGGCATAGGCATTTCGGAAGAAAATCAAAAAATCTTGTTCGGATATTTCGAGCAAATAGACATTTCTTCTACCAAATCCTATGGCGGTACGGGCTTGGGACTAGCCATTTCCAAGCAACTCACACAACTAATGAAAGGCGATATAGGCATAGCATCCGTTGAAGGCGAAGGTTCTACATTTTGGTTTACATTTCAGGTGAAAGAGGCCAAGCCCGAAACTTTTTTAGAACCTCGAAAAAGCAAAAAATTAGACATTGTTTTTGATGCCGAATCGGCTCCTTACCTGCTAGTAGTGGACGACAATCATATTAACCAGAAAGTAGCGTCCGAAATTTTGAAAAAAATCGGCTGCCGTGTAGAAGTAGCCAGCAACGGTTTGGAGGCCATCGAAATGGTCAAAAACAATGCTTATTCGTTGGTACTCATGGATATACAAATGCCAGAAATGGACGGTGTAACCGCTACGCAACACATCAAGGATTTGCATTTACCACACACGCCAACCATTATTGCCATGACGGCTTATTCCATGCAAGACGACCGCGAAAAGTTTTTGCAAGCAGGCATGGACGACTACATCCCAAAGCCAATCAATGCCGAAAAACTTACAAGCGTAATAAAACATTGGCTACCTCAAGCCAACACTCGTACTGCTGAGGCAAAAGCCTCTGCAACTACTGTCAATGAAATTTTGAATTTGGAAGTAGTGGGACAATTGCGTAAACATTTGGGCGAGGAGTTTTTGGTAGAAACATTCAAAGAATTTGAAATAGAGGCCGCCGAACTCATCGAAATCTCCAAAAAAGAAGCCCAAGAAGGCAATGACAAAGGTGTACTGTCGGCTCTACATACTCTCAAAGGCAATTCGGGAACGATGGGAGTCGAACAGGTCGCACGCAAAGCCAAAGACATCGAAACAGATTTAAAAAATGGGAAAAAAGCTAAATTATTAGAAAATTTGACAGAACTTTCTATGGCTTTTGAAGATTTTTTGGCTAACTATGCAAACATATTGCAAGCGAAAAGCTAA
- a CDS encoding response regulator: protein MTKTVLIAEDSSVIQNLAKKILQFQNFEILSAKNGQAVLELLNDNTIDVILMDINMPIMDGMECAREIRHLSNPEKANVPIIAISGNAKGYTMHDFKEVGFNEYLPKPLNFDSVVELVKKYTNR, encoded by the coding sequence ATGACAAAGACGGTGCTTATAGCCGAAGACAGTTCGGTTATTCAGAATTTGGCAAAAAAAATCTTACAATTCCAAAATTTCGAGATTTTGTCGGCCAAAAACGGACAAGCAGTATTAGAGCTCCTCAACGATAACACGATTGATGTTATCCTGATGGATATAAATATGCCGATAATGGACGGAATGGAGTGCGCGCGCGAAATCCGCCACCTTTCTAATCCAGAAAAAGCCAATGTGCCTATTATTGCCATTTCGGGCAATGCTAAAGGCTACACCATGCACGATTTTAAAGAAGTGGGATTCAATGAATATTTGCCAAAGCCACTTAACTTTGATTCAGTAGTTGAATTGGTAAAAAAATATACAAATCGCTAA
- a CDS encoding 16S rRNA (uracil(1498)-N(3))-methyltransferase produces MQLFYLADCQNVTHFDEDESKHIVRVLRKEVGDTLHLTDGKGYLYTAIITDAHPKKCQFRIQERSYTPPRPFAIHLAIAPTKNIDRIEWMLEKAVEMGIEEITFLNTAHSERKQINLERLEKVAISAAKQSLKMYVPVLHEMISYKQFLKQCTADQKWIAHLEEGERLPLHKAIRPQQKYCILIGPEGDFAPEEIDMAKEAGFGAVTLGESRLRTETAGLAACFTLNLMNEMGEK; encoded by the coding sequence ATGCAATTATTTTATTTGGCCGACTGCCAAAACGTTACGCATTTCGACGAAGACGAGTCCAAACACATCGTGCGCGTGCTGCGCAAAGAAGTAGGCGATACGCTGCACCTAACCGACGGCAAAGGCTATTTGTACACGGCCATCATCACCGACGCACACCCCAAAAAATGCCAGTTTCGCATACAAGAACGCAGCTACACGCCGCCGCGACCTTTTGCCATTCATTTGGCCATTGCGCCGACCAAAAACATTGACCGCATCGAATGGATGTTGGAAAAAGCCGTAGAAATGGGCATTGAGGAAATTACTTTCCTAAACACTGCACACTCAGAGCGCAAACAAATCAATTTGGAGCGTTTGGAAAAAGTGGCCATCAGTGCCGCCAAACAATCCCTGAAAATGTATGTGCCTGTGCTTCACGAGATGATTTCTTACAAACAATTTCTGAAACAATGCACCGCCGACCAAAAATGGATTGCGCATTTAGAGGAAGGCGAACGCTTGCCGCTGCACAAAGCCATTCGCCCACAGCAAAAATACTGTATCCTGATTGGTCCTGAAGGAGATTTTGCGCCCGAAGAAATAGACATGGCCAAAGAAGCGGGTTTTGGGGCAGTTACGCTGGGCGAAAGCCGCCTTCGCACCGAAACGGCTGGCCTTGCCGCTTGCTTTACCCTCAATTTGATGAATGAAATGGGAGAAAAATAA